A stretch of the Lactuca sativa cultivar Salinas chromosome 9, Lsat_Salinas_v11, whole genome shotgun sequence genome encodes the following:
- the LOC128129272 gene encoding protein NPGR2-like has translation MVDLFFLQSYFTASSESLAVEDCSSGAYSSQATGENDRRPDTGNIEEAESSLRENGSLNFEEARALLGRYEYQKGNIEAALHVFEGIDIATVTPKMKISLSQRGEPRRRVSHNYGDPPLSIHAVGLLLEAILFHTSGQKNKKKKKTNLCAVMLKTKEMEDGQ, from the exons ATGGTGGATCT CTTCTTTCTTCAATCATATTTCACAGCTTCATCAGAATCATTAGCTGTGGAGGATTGTTCCTCTGGTGCTTATTCTTCTCAAGCCACTGGTGAAAACGATAGGAGGCCAGATACGGGTAATATTGAAGAAGCCGAATCATCTCTTCGTGAAAATGGTTCCTTAAATTTTGAG GAAGCAAGAGCGTTGTTAGGGAGATATGAATATCAAAAGGGAAACATAGAAGCTGCTCTTCATGTGTTTGAAGGGATAGATATAGCAACAGTAACTCCAAAGATGAAGATTAGTCTTTCCCAAAGAGGCGAACCTCGTAGAAGAGTTTCTCATAATTATGGGGATCCACCATTGTCTATACATGCTGTTGGTTTACTCCTTGAAGCAATTTTATTTCACACTTCtggacaaaaaaataaaaaaaaaaaaaaaacaaacctgTGTGCTGTGATGTTGAAGACGAAGGAGATGGAGGATGGGCAGTGA